The following proteins are co-located in the Flammeovirga kamogawensis genome:
- a CDS encoding hotdog fold thioesterase, with translation MFNSKITIKSLNDLRDNMLGHLDIEFIRVEDGLIAATMPVDHRTKQPMGLLHGGASMVLAETLGSVGALTHAIDKETVPVGQEINANHIKSARKGIVTGFAKPIHIGKKSHVWEMKIYDEDEELLCISRMTIALIRKK, from the coding sequence ATGTTTAACAGTAAAATTACAATAAAATCTTTAAATGACCTCAGGGATAACATGTTAGGACATTTAGATATTGAATTTATTCGTGTAGAAGATGGATTAATTGCAGCAACAATGCCTGTCGATCATAGGACAAAACAACCAATGGGATTGTTACATGGAGGTGCATCTATGGTGTTAGCAGAAACTTTAGGTAGTGTAGGGGCACTAACGCATGCAATTGATAAAGAAACTGTACCTGTAGGACAAGAAATCAATGCTAATCATATCAAAAGTGCTAGAAAAGGTATTGTAACAGGTTTTGCGAAACCTATTCATATTGGAAAAAAATCTCATGTGTGGGAGATGAAAATTTATGATGAAGATGAAGAGTTGTTATGTATTTCTAGAATGACAATTGCTTTAATAAGAAAGAAATAA
- a CDS encoding HAD family hydrolase, protein MKFEYLFSDCDGVIIDSEIIAARVMVKYIQSYNVPITLDEYLVKFSGQTFSGIMTGLSKKYNLDLPNDYVNKITSLYKKAAVQEEKAIEGTKAAYEQIDLPKAIISNSYKEQINHAVDFTGMRDLFNDRVFSGVEDVSNPKPAPDIYLHTAKMLEVLPSKVIVIEDSASGAKSAVAAGMYVIGFTGASHIKKGHEHTLKEIGVKHVIQSMSELPLLIKKING, encoded by the coding sequence ATGAAATTTGAATATTTATTCTCCGATTGTGATGGAGTAATTATAGATAGTGAGATTATTGCGGCTAGAGTAATGGTGAAATATATACAATCTTACAATGTACCTATCACCTTAGATGAGTACTTGGTGAAATTCTCTGGGCAAACTTTTTCAGGTATAATGACAGGCTTATCAAAAAAATATAACTTAGATTTACCTAATGATTATGTAAACAAAATCACATCATTATATAAAAAAGCAGCTGTACAAGAAGAAAAAGCTATTGAAGGAACAAAAGCTGCTTATGAACAAATTGATTTGCCAAAAGCAATAATTTCTAACAGTTATAAAGAACAAATAAACCATGCTGTAGATTTTACAGGAATGAGAGATTTGTTTAATGATAGGGTGTTCTCTGGTGTGGAAGATGTTTCGAATCCAAAACCTGCTCCAGATATATATTTGCATACTGCAAAAATGCTTGAAGTGTTACCATCTAAGGTAATTGTAATTGAAGATAGTGCGAGTGGAGCAAAGTCTGCAGTTGCAGCAGGAATGTATGTTATTGGTTTTACGGGAGCATCGCACATAAAAAAAGGGCACGAACATACTTTAAAAGAAATTGGTGTAAAACACGTAATTCAAAGTATGTCAGAACTCCCTTTATTAATCAAAAAGATTAATGGTTGA
- a CDS encoding sensor histidine kinase, producing MKGKIYSNRYSLKIIVILMGLVIGITSLIYTELLVDELRQREYDQIDFFAKVQAKLATMGTEDNADVTFLLMEVIKGNDLIPVVLTDDMGEPISSKNIEIPSDLNFAQRMDYLKKEVQEMKKNYAPIKIDFTDGEEQYIYYADSKLVRNLRFAPMIQLSVLAILALAAYLVFSTSRRAEQNQVWAGLAKETAHQLGTPISSLVAWIEYFKTDEDFDQSIIEELQKDITRLEMITARFSNIGSEPVLKPANLESSVRGAVEYMSKRISTKVSMNVHYNLEGQADINISLPLFEWVVENLCRNAVDAMNGVGRLDITMELTQHKTSVTIDVKDTGKGIPKNKLTTVFNPGYTTKKRGWGLGLTLVKRIVEDYHKGKIIVLESTPGEGTTFRITMPIIV from the coding sequence GTGAAAGGAAAAATATATTCAAACCGATATAGCTTAAAGATTATTGTAATCTTAATGGGGTTAGTAATAGGTATCACTTCTTTAATTTATACTGAACTTCTTGTTGATGAATTAAGACAAAGAGAATATGATCAAATAGATTTCTTTGCTAAAGTTCAGGCAAAATTAGCCACAATGGGTACAGAAGATAATGCAGATGTTACTTTTCTTTTGATGGAAGTAATTAAAGGAAATGATTTAATTCCTGTTGTACTTACTGATGACATGGGAGAGCCTATCAGTTCTAAAAATATTGAGATACCTTCAGATCTTAATTTTGCTCAGCGAATGGACTATCTTAAAAAGGAAGTTCAAGAGATGAAAAAGAATTATGCACCAATAAAAATTGATTTTACAGATGGGGAAGAGCAATATATTTACTATGCAGATTCTAAGTTGGTACGTAATTTACGTTTTGCTCCAATGATTCAATTGTCTGTTTTAGCAATATTAGCCTTAGCTGCCTACCTGGTTTTTTCTACATCAAGAAGAGCTGAGCAAAACCAAGTATGGGCAGGGTTAGCCAAAGAAACTGCACATCAATTAGGAACACCAATATCTTCATTAGTTGCATGGATTGAATATTTTAAAACAGATGAAGATTTTGATCAATCTATAATAGAAGAATTACAGAAAGATATTACTAGGTTAGAAATGATAACAGCTAGGTTTTCTAATATCGGTTCTGAACCTGTATTAAAACCAGCAAATTTAGAATCTTCTGTTCGTGGTGCAGTAGAATATATGTCTAAACGTATCTCTACAAAAGTGAGTATGAACGTACATTATAACTTAGAGGGACAAGCAGATATTAATATTAGTCTACCTTTATTTGAATGGGTTGTAGAAAACTTATGTAGAAATGCAGTAGATGCAATGAATGGTGTTGGTAGATTAGATATTACTATGGAACTAACTCAGCACAAGACTTCTGTTACTATAGATGTGAAAGATACAGGCAAAGGAATACCTAAGAATAAACTTACTACAGTGTTTAACCCTGGGTATACTACAAAGAAAAGAGGTTGGGGTTTAGGTCTAACTTTAGTAAAAAGAATTGTAGAAGATTACCATAAAGGAAAAATAATAGTTTTAGAATCTACTCCTGGAGAAGGAACAACATTTAGAATAACGATGCCAATTATTGTGTAA
- a CDS encoding S1/P1 nuclease, whose amino-acid sequence MKDQFKLFLSLIIVFVTFLNQDVLAWGHTGHRAVAEVADNHLTKKAKKQLQAILGDSAYLPMVSTWMDDIKSDKKYSFMYTWHFINIDEGQTFETLKRNPKGDIIKSIEEMKRVLNDPSSSKRQKAQAVKILTHLVGDLHQPFHVGHASDWGGNKVKVTWFGEPSNIHRVWDSEMLGSKGLSYTEVAKYVDHATPEEVKVIQSASTIDMMKESYALCTDLYDVGDGKLGYRYLYDHYKTVEERIEYAGIRLAGILNEILG is encoded by the coding sequence ATGAAGGATCAATTCAAATTATTTTTAAGTTTAATTATAGTCTTTGTTACTTTCTTAAATCAAGATGTTTTGGCTTGGGGGCATACAGGTCATAGAGCTGTAGCTGAAGTAGCTGATAATCATTTAACAAAAAAAGCAAAAAAGCAACTACAAGCTATTTTAGGAGATTCAGCCTATTTGCCAATGGTGTCTACTTGGATGGATGATATCAAATCTGATAAGAAGTATAGCTTTATGTACACTTGGCACTTTATTAATATTGATGAGGGACAAACTTTTGAAACATTAAAGAGAAACCCTAAAGGAGATATCATAAAGTCAATTGAAGAAATGAAAAGAGTTCTTAATGATCCTTCTTCTTCAAAAAGACAGAAAGCTCAGGCAGTTAAGATTTTAACGCATTTAGTTGGAGATTTACATCAACCTTTCCATGTGGGGCATGCAAGTGATTGGGGCGGAAATAAAGTAAAAGTAACTTGGTTTGGAGAACCGTCTAATATCCATAGAGTTTGGGATTCTGAAATGTTAGGTTCTAAAGGGTTAAGTTACACGGAAGTAGCAAAATACGTAGACCATGCAACACCAGAGGAAGTTAAAGTGATACAGAGTGCTTCAACAATAGATATGATGAAGGAATCTTATGCTTTATGTACAGACTTATATGATGTTGGAGATGGCAAGTTAGGATACAGATATTTATATGATCATTATAAAACTGTAGAAGAAAGAATTGAATATGCAGGAATTCGTTTAGCAGGTATTCTGAATGAAATTTTAGGATAA
- a CDS encoding alpha/beta fold hydrolase has product MKDLDTKYDIFNVFGEGKDLLICIHGYGQTYKVFSTLPNILKNTIILTINLPHHPFQNKLDNLDSQIYFTEIITFIEKLTSEKKIKNWSICGYSIGARIACFLYLRFPTKCKELHLIAPDGIGDNVIFPIATAKLIQPVFKLIMTNAVKVSKLISVAKFLNIISVKQERFIKQNLTNNLYSSRIAETWISISVANFSKTDLINKVKKTESKLLLFLGKYDAVILKKDLDNFILQLPKESIIYLEADHNRALFKYFEWLKTKKTSQDAS; this is encoded by the coding sequence TTGAAGGATTTAGATACAAAATACGATATTTTTAATGTCTTTGGTGAAGGGAAAGACTTACTTATTTGTATCCATGGTTATGGACAGACTTATAAGGTGTTTTCTACTCTACCAAATATTCTAAAGAATACTATAATCCTGACTATCAACCTACCTCACCATCCTTTTCAAAACAAATTAGATAATTTAGACTCTCAAATTTATTTTACAGAAATTATTACTTTTATAGAAAAGCTAACTTCTGAAAAAAAAATAAAAAATTGGTCTATTTGTGGGTATTCTATTGGAGCAAGAATAGCATGCTTCCTTTACCTACGCTTTCCAACAAAATGTAAAGAGCTCCACTTAATTGCACCAGATGGCATAGGAGATAATGTTATTTTTCCAATTGCAACTGCAAAACTAATACAACCAGTATTTAAATTAATAATGACCAACGCCGTAAAGGTCAGTAAATTAATATCAGTTGCAAAGTTTTTAAATATAATTTCTGTAAAGCAAGAGCGGTTTATTAAGCAGAATCTAACTAACAACTTGTATTCTTCTAGAATTGCAGAAACATGGATTTCAATTTCAGTGGCTAACTTTTCTAAAACTGATTTAATAAATAAAGTAAAAAAAACTGAAAGTAAATTACTTCTTTTTCTAGGCAAGTATGATGCTGTTATCTTAAAAAAAGATTTAGATAATTTTATTCTTCAATTACCTAAAGAGTCTATTATTTATTTAGAAGCAGACCATAACAGAGCATTATTTAAATATTTTGAATGGTTAAAAACAAAAAAAACCTCTCAAGATGCTTCTTAA
- a CDS encoding DivIVA domain-containing protein gives MSIEPNDIINSNIKKKIFGGYDTKDVTRLLHTVAQEISALRDQNTLLLEQLSEQRQRVNQFERLETKMIDSINSAEKAKRVALKDVQIQSDAMIESAKMKANFIIQEAESKAQKAMEEVHLRYQAEMNKLRKDTSLIKRDYNAIDSYSDKLLNALSEMAEKTLSEARRLKAIKDVAHSDQTALKIQREKVDRLNQETPTNDSVTSNFFEELNI, from the coding sequence ATGAGTATCGAACCAAATGATATCATTAATAGTAATATCAAAAAGAAAATTTTTGGTGGTTACGACACAAAAGATGTGACTAGACTTTTACATACTGTAGCACAAGAAATTTCTGCTTTAAGAGATCAAAATACTTTATTATTAGAACAACTTTCAGAACAAAGACAAAGGGTTAATCAGTTTGAGCGTTTAGAAACTAAAATGATTGACAGTATTAATAGTGCTGAGAAAGCTAAAAGAGTTGCATTAAAAGATGTACAAATACAATCTGATGCAATGATCGAATCAGCAAAAATGAAAGCTAATTTTATTATTCAAGAAGCAGAATCAAAAGCACAAAAAGCAATGGAAGAAGTTCATTTACGCTACCAAGCTGAAATGAATAAATTAAGAAAAGATACTTCTCTTATTAAAAGAGATTACAATGCCATTGATAGCTATTCGGATAAGTTATTAAATGCTTTAAGTGAAATGGCTGAAAAAACTTTATCAGAAGCAAGAAGATTAAAAGCTATAAAAGATGTTGCTCACAGTGATCAAACTGCTTTAAAAATACAAAGGGAAAAAGTTGACAGGTTAAACCAAGAAACGCCAACAAATGATTCCGTAACTTCTAACTTTTTCGAAGAATTAAATATTTGA
- a CDS encoding outer membrane beta-barrel protein, which yields MKKILTLLIGLFLIGATANAQDGLFSLGVKGGIGASSYDLSGPVTGWTTEGTASWHVGGMFRTNIPVLPIYAQIEALYSRVGGTISYQGISDDAYINRFDVPVLVGLKFGLLGISARAFGGAVAQSNFPEDAGDLEYESFTWGWQAGIGADIKKLTVDVKYESGSDLITQQTGAPSIKSTQWILSVGYFFGGN from the coding sequence ATGAAAAAAATCTTAACTCTTTTAATCGGTCTATTTTTAATTGGTGCTACTGCAAATGCACAAGATGGCTTATTTAGCCTTGGTGTAAAAGGTGGTATTGGTGCATCTAGTTACGACTTAAGCGGTCCTGTAACAGGATGGACAACAGAAGGAACTGCATCATGGCACGTAGGTGGTATGTTTAGAACAAACATTCCTGTATTACCAATTTATGCTCAAATTGAAGCTTTATACTCAAGAGTTGGAGGTACTATCTCATACCAAGGTATATCAGATGATGCATATATTAACAGATTTGACGTTCCAGTCTTGGTAGGTCTAAAATTTGGTCTATTAGGTATTAGTGCTCGTGCATTTGGTGGTGCTGTTGCTCAATCAAACTTCCCAGAAGATGCAGGAGATTTAGAGTATGAAAGCTTCACTTGGGGATGGCAAGCAGGTATAGGTGCTGATATCAAGAAATTAACTGTTGATGTTAAATATGAAAGTGGTTCAGATTTGATTACTCAACAAACTGGTGCTCCTTCAATTAAATCTACTCAATGGATCTTAAGTGTTGGTTATTTTTTCGGAGGCAACTAA
- a CDS encoding MFS transporter — protein MLCTSSLLFFTSFNMIIPELPDYLTSLGGEDYKGLIIALFTLTAGLSRPFSGKLTDRIGRVPVMVVGVVVSCICTLFYPIVGTVAGFLLLRFFHGFSTGFKPTGTSAFLADIVPSNRRGEAMGILGFCSSTGIGIGPILGSWLTMETDINTMFYCSSVVSLLSILILSGMKETLEHPEKLKLEHFRIRKNEIIDVNALPPAIVMLLCTTSYGVILTLIPDLSKSLGIENKGMFFMFFTGASMLVRVLAGKLSDKYGRIPVLKLSTILLVVSLCWVGLASSDLELYAAAILLGLGIGTNSPTIYAWTIDRSNIKHRGRAIATMYIALEIGIGMGAFLSGLLYDNIEERLGWSFIASGFACFCAFLYVTFAPLKEKSV, from the coding sequence TTGTTATGTACAAGCTCGTTATTATTTTTCACGAGTTTTAATATGATAATTCCAGAACTTCCTGATTACTTAACCTCATTAGGAGGTGAAGATTATAAAGGGCTGATTATTGCGTTATTTACATTAACGGCTGGTTTATCTAGACCATTTAGTGGTAAATTAACAGATCGAATTGGACGTGTACCTGTAATGGTTGTAGGAGTAGTAGTTAGTTGTATTTGTACACTTTTTTATCCAATTGTAGGTACAGTAGCAGGCTTTTTATTATTGCGCTTTTTTCATGGCTTTTCTACAGGTTTTAAACCAACAGGTACTTCTGCTTTCTTAGCCGATATTGTCCCTTCAAATAGAAGAGGTGAAGCTATGGGGATTTTAGGTTTTTGTTCAAGTACAGGAATTGGTATTGGACCAATTTTAGGTAGTTGGTTAACTATGGAGACTGACATTAATACTATGTTTTATTGTTCTTCGGTAGTTTCTCTATTGTCTATCTTAATTCTTTCGGGTATGAAAGAAACTTTAGAGCATCCTGAAAAGTTAAAGTTGGAACATTTTAGAATTCGGAAGAATGAGATAATTGATGTAAATGCTTTACCCCCAGCCATCGTTATGTTACTTTGTACAACATCTTATGGCGTTATTCTTACATTAATTCCTGACCTTAGCAAATCTTTAGGAATAGAAAACAAAGGGATGTTCTTCATGTTTTTTACAGGGGCATCAATGTTAGTGAGAGTATTAGCCGGTAAGCTTTCTGATAAATATGGTCGAATACCTGTCTTAAAGTTATCAACAATATTATTAGTAGTTTCACTGTGTTGGGTTGGATTAGCATCTTCTGATTTAGAATTATATGCCGCTGCAATTTTATTGGGCCTAGGAATAGGAACAAACTCACCGACAATATATGCATGGACAATCGATAGAAGTAATATAAAGCATAGAGGGAGGGCAATAGCCACAATGTATATTGCTTTAGAAATTGGTATAGGAATGGGTGCATTTTTATCCGGACTCTTGTATGATAATATAGAAGAGAGGTTAGGGTGGTCATTTATAGCGTCAGGTTTTGCCTGTTTTTGTGCATTTCTGTATGTAACATTTGCCCCTTTAAAAGAAAAATCAGTTTAA
- the folB gene encoding dihydroneopterin aldolase has translation MKHTIALEGMEFFAYHGYFEEEQKIGNKYGVDLIVATNFEKAALTDDLEGTINYMELYEIVKQRMAISTKLLEHIGQNIVDDIYKKWENSTNEVSVTIKKFNPPIGGICTASSITIKQ, from the coding sequence ATGAAACATACGATTGCATTAGAGGGCATGGAGTTTTTTGCCTACCATGGCTATTTTGAAGAAGAACAAAAAATTGGAAATAAATATGGTGTTGATCTTATTGTAGCAACAAACTTTGAAAAAGCAGCATTAACAGATGACCTTGAAGGCACTATAAATTATATGGAATTGTATGAAATTGTGAAACAACGAATGGCAATTTCCACAAAATTATTAGAGCATATCGGGCAAAATATTGTTGATGATATTTATAAAAAGTGGGAAAATTCTACAAATGAGGTTTCTGTTACAATCAAAAAGTTTAATCCCCCAATTGGAGGAATTTGTACAGCATCTAGTATAACTATTAAACAGTAG
- a CDS encoding MerR family transcriptional regulator has translation MSNYSIKDLEHLTGVKAHTIRIWEQRYEIITPKRSDTNIRYYTDDDLKHMINVSLLNNNGFKISKIAKFTAEEINQEVYKVLDVNDNYQDQISALTMCMLEFDEAHFEKIISSNILKKGFESTMVNIILPFMMRIGVLWLTGAVSPAQEHFISNLIRQKLIVAIDAQITSSVPDKPSFMLFLPEGELHEISLLFASYVIRARGFKVIYLGQSLPLHEVKDVYKGCKSEYLLTVMTSLTQINDVQKYLDQISSSFPESKILITGRQVVGNDFKLGENMEVLVSMPYFLSLMDSIVAETATV, from the coding sequence ATGAGTAATTATTCAATAAAAGACTTAGAACACCTAACTGGTGTGAAAGCACATACAATTCGTATTTGGGAACAGAGATACGAAATAATAACCCCTAAAAGGTCTGATACTAATATTAGGTATTATACTGATGATGATTTAAAACACATGATAAATGTGTCACTACTTAATAACAATGGATTTAAAATCTCTAAAATTGCAAAATTTACAGCAGAAGAGATTAACCAAGAAGTTTATAAAGTACTTGATGTAAATGATAATTATCAGGATCAGATTAGCGCTCTAACGATGTGCATGCTAGAATTTGATGAAGCACATTTTGAGAAAATAATATCGTCAAATATATTAAAGAAAGGTTTTGAAAGTACAATGGTAAATATCATTTTACCGTTCATGATGCGAATTGGTGTATTGTGGTTAACAGGTGCCGTTTCTCCAGCACAAGAACATTTTATTTCTAATTTGATACGACAGAAATTAATTGTGGCAATAGATGCTCAAATAACTTCTAGTGTACCAGATAAACCTTCTTTTATGTTGTTTTTACCTGAAGGTGAATTACATGAGATATCTTTATTATTTGCCTCTTATGTTATTAGAGCTCGTGGATTCAAGGTTATCTATTTGGGACAATCATTACCACTTCATGAAGTAAAAGATGTTTATAAAGGATGTAAATCAGAGTATTTACTAACTGTAATGACATCACTTACACAAATAAATGATGTACAAAAATACCTAGATCAAATTAGCTCATCGTTCCCAGAATCTAAAATATTAATTACAGGTAGACAGGTAGTTGGTAATGATTTTAAGCTAGGAGAAAATATGGAAGTGCTTGTAAGTATGCCCTATTTCTTAAGTTTAATGGATAGTATTGTAGCAGAGACAGCTACTGTTTAA
- the nadC gene encoding carboxylating nicotinate-nucleotide diphosphorylase: MKPKYLTEEAIDAFIKSALKEDIGDGDHSTLSAVPKDAVESAKMIFKDQGVIAGIEMAKRIFLTLDPDMEIKCFANEGDSLNYGDIVMTIKGNAQAILMAERLALNCAQRMSGIASHTHRVVNLIKNSKTKILDTRKTTPNFRLMEKWAVFLGGGRNHRFGLYDMVMLKDNHIDYAGGIEKAVSDTKQYLSENNKSLRIEVETRNLDEVKQALAAKVDVIMLDNMDIATMKEAVRIVGGQCETEASGGITESNVAEVAETGVDFISLGALTHSSLSKDISLKAV; this comes from the coding sequence GTGAAACCAAAGTACTTAACAGAAGAAGCTATTGATGCATTCATTAAGAGTGCATTAAAAGAAGATATCGGAGATGGCGATCATTCCACGCTCTCTGCTGTGCCTAAAGATGCAGTAGAATCTGCAAAAATGATTTTTAAAGATCAAGGAGTTATTGCAGGTATAGAAATGGCAAAACGCATTTTCTTAACTTTAGATCCTGATATGGAAATTAAATGTTTTGCTAATGAGGGCGATAGTCTAAATTATGGAGACATTGTAATGACTATTAAAGGTAATGCTCAAGCTATTTTAATGGCAGAACGCCTTGCTTTAAATTGTGCACAACGTATGAGTGGAATTGCATCTCATACTCACCGTGTAGTAAACCTTATTAAAAACTCAAAGACTAAGATTTTAGATACTCGTAAAACTACACCAAATTTCAGATTAATGGAGAAATGGGCAGTTTTCTTGGGTGGAGGAAGAAATCATAGATTTGGTTTGTATGACATGGTTATGCTAAAAGATAATCATATAGATTATGCTGGAGGAATTGAAAAAGCTGTAAGCGATACGAAACAATATCTATCAGAAAATAATAAATCACTTCGTATTGAGGTAGAAACAAGAAACCTTGATGAAGTGAAACAAGCATTAGCTGCAAAAGTAGATGTTATCATGTTAGATAATATGGATATTGCAACAATGAAAGAAGCTGTTCGTATTGTTGGAGGACAATGTGAAACTGAAGCATCTGGAGGAATAACAGAAAGTAATGTTGCTGAAGTAGCAGAAACAGGAGTTGATTTTATTTCTTTAGGAGCCTTAACTCATTCTAGTCTAAGTAAAGATATCAGCTTAAAGGCTGTATAA
- a CDS encoding histidine phosphatase family protein, whose translation MNAKHIYIIRHGETDFNKKGYVQGSSIDSNLNGLGKLQANAFFSKYNHIAFDKIYTSKLKRTHQTVQPFVATGIPFDTHHGLNEISWGEKEGRELTEQDEINYIKLLSEWNNGNYDYKLEGAESPHEVVKRQKEAFEIILQQPDEKNILICTHGRAMKILISTLMDEPLSKMNQYEHSNLALYHIIYQNNRFRIVQANDIRHLNHITKKAHAY comes from the coding sequence ATGAACGCAAAACACATTTACATAATCAGACATGGAGAAACTGATTTTAATAAAAAAGGATACGTCCAAGGTAGTAGTATAGACTCCAACCTAAATGGTTTGGGTAAACTACAAGCAAATGCTTTTTTCTCTAAATATAATCATATTGCCTTTGATAAGATTTATACTTCTAAATTAAAACGTACTCATCAAACGGTTCAGCCTTTTGTTGCCACAGGAATTCCATTTGACACCCATCATGGCTTAAATGAAATCAGTTGGGGAGAAAAAGAAGGTAGAGAATTGACTGAGCAAGATGAGATAAATTACATTAAACTGTTATCTGAATGGAATAATGGAAATTATGATTACAAATTAGAAGGAGCAGAATCTCCTCATGAAGTTGTAAAACGTCAAAAAGAAGCATTCGAAATAATTCTTCAACAACCTGATGAAAAAAACATTTTGATTTGTACACACGGTAGAGCAATGAAAATTTTAATCTCTACACTTATGGATGAACCTTTAAGTAAGATGAACCAGTATGAACATTCTAACCTTGCCTTATATCATATTATTTATCAGAATAATCGATTTAGAATTGTTCAAGCCAATGATATTAGACATTTAAATCATATCACAAAAAAGGCTCATGCATATTAA